Genomic window (Gemmatimonas sp.):
CGTCGCGCGTGGGTCGCGTGAGGAACAGCCACGCCATCGGTGGCCACGCGAACGCCACTCCAAGCGCGCCAAGCCACACCGCTCGAGTGGGACGGTGCGCGGCGCGGAGCAGGCGCTCTGCACCCATCGCTGCCACTCCTACGAGCAGCGCAAATACCGTGGCGGCCAGCATCCACAGGCCGATCATGCGTCTCCCTCCGGTCGCGCCTTGAGCTTGCGGGCAAGCTGCTGGAGTTCGTCGGCGGACACCCCGTGCTCGTCCACGAGCTGCGCGATCAGCGCGCTCGGCGAGCCGGCGAAGAGATTGGCCATGAGTCGCGACAGGGCGTTGCGCTGGGCCGTCTGCCGCTCCACGAGCGGGAAGTACCGGTGGGCGCGACCTTCCTCTTCGTGTCGCACGAAGTACTTGGCCTCGAGATTCCGCAGCACGGTGAGCACGGTCGTGTAGGCGAGAGGGTCACCCAGATGATCCCGCACTTCGGTGACCGTACCGGATCCGAGCTCCCAGAGCGAGGACATGACGTCGAGTTCGCGATCGCCGAGCGTGGAGTCGTTCACGTGGGGATGGGGACGCAGGTGATTGGGTGGCGCCGGTCGCAAGAAGCTTGGGACATGGCAAGGCGACTACGATGCTGTTAATACTATGCAGATAGTAGTACTAGTTGTCAACTAGGGAGGTAGTAGCATCATGCAACGGGTGTCGGCACGATTGCTGCGCTCACGGCGCCCTCGACTTCGATGCTGACGCCGGACCACACCGCGCCCCAGGAGCACGGCGAGATGATTCATGCAGCTGCCGTCCCGCCCGAGGAACCGTCCACGTTGCCGCGTCCCGCGTTCGATGCCTCAGCGCCGCTGCAGTTCGTCATCAACGGCAAGGCGGGGAGCTCCGACTCGGACGCGACGCATGAGGCGATCACGTCGGAGCTACGGTCAGCCGGTCGCACGGGGCGTGTATGGTTCGCCGGCCACGGCGAGCTCGAGCGCGTCTCGCGCGATGCCGCGGCGCAGGCCCGGAGCGAAGACTCAGCTGTGGTGGCAGTGGGCGGCGATGGGACGATCAATACGGTGGCGCAGGTAGCACACGCTACCGGTTGCACGATGGGAGTTATTCCCGAGGGCACCTTCAACTTCTTCGCGCGCGAACACGGCGCACCAACGGAGATCGCCGAGGCGTTGCGCTGGTTGCTCATGGCACGACCGGAGCCGGCACAAGTCTCGGCCATCAATGAACGGCTCTTCCTCGTCAACGCCAGCCTGGGCGTGTATCCGGAGCTGTTGCAGGATCGCGAACGCTGGCAGGCGCGGTTCGGTCGCAGTCGCGTGATCTCCCTCGGTGCGGCGATCGCCACCCTGCTGCGCGCACAGCGTCCGCTCCGCCTGCGCGTCGCGTGGGAGAAGCAGCAGCGCGAGCTACGCACCCTCACCCTGTTCGTCGGCAACAATCGCCTCCAACTTGAGAAGCTCGGCCTCGTCGACACCGCTGCGCCGGAAGGCAGCGAAACGGCCCGCCTGACGGCGGTGATCCTGAAGCCAATCGGGGCCGTGGCCATGCTAGGACTCATGCTGCGCGGCGCGATGGGCCAGTTGGGCAGCTCCAGCGGCGTCGAACACTTTCCCTGCCACGAACTCGTGATGGAACCGGCGTCCGCGTTGCGCGGGCGCACGGTGAAGGTCGCGTTTGACGGCGAGGTGGCGTGGATGCGATCGCCGATCGTGATTCGCGTGTTGCCCACGCCACTCTGGCTGCTCAAGACGCCGCGGTCGATTGACTCGTGACGAGCGACGCGTGACGCGGTCCGTGCGCCGCTTCAGAGCGGTCGTCGTGTTGCCCGCCGCATTCCTCGTAACACTCTTCGGCGAACTGCTCGCCAGCTGCTCGAGCGGACCGACGCCCAATGCGCGACGGATGCGTCCCGGACCAGCCGCGA
Coding sequences:
- a CDS encoding diacylglycerol kinase family protein, producing MIHAAAVPPEEPSTLPRPAFDASAPLQFVINGKAGSSDSDATHEAITSELRSAGRTGRVWFAGHGELERVSRDAAAQARSEDSAVVAVGGDGTINTVAQVAHATGCTMGVIPEGTFNFFAREHGAPTEIAEALRWLLMARPEPAQVSAINERLFLVNASLGVYPELLQDRERWQARFGRSRVISLGAAIATLLRAQRPLRLRVAWEKQQRELRTLTLFVGNNRLQLEKLGLVDTAAPEGSETARLTAVILKPIGAVAMLGLMLRGAMGQLGSSSGVEHFPCHELVMEPASALRGRTVKVAFDGEVAWMRSPIVIRVLPTPLWLLKTPRSIDS
- a CDS encoding BlaI/MecI/CopY family transcriptional regulator — its product is MNDSTLGDRELDVMSSLWELGSGTVTEVRDHLGDPLAYTTVLTVLRNLEAKYFVRHEEEGRAHRYFPLVERQTAQRNALSRLMANLFAGSPSALIAQLVDEHGVSADELQQLARKLKARPEGDA